The genomic window GTGCAGCAGGCTGGCCTGTCCAAACAGAGCCACTGTGTCAAGGAGCTAAAGCTGGAGAAACAGAAGCTCACCGCTGAGCTAGGGATGCAACGCATGCAACTGGTCACCCTCACAGGTACACTAGCTGTCATTATAGATGGCTTTCATATGAGAATATTCCCCGTGCACAGATAAAATGACACACCCTCTCTGTCAGTTCTTTCATCAGCAGGATAGTGTTGTGGTTATCCGTCTTGAGGCTGGCTCCCTAATCAACATAAACAATTGTGTTGACGTCGTGTCCTTGATTTATccaattaaatgttttactcctgtGACCAAACCGTTATTTGTTAACGTTTCTCTATGAATTATGATCTTTATTAATTCTGTAATATTGAAGACCTTTCAGTGATTAGATATAACGCCCTCCATTTCTCCAGTCTTTGGGGTAATACAGGTCTTTAGTGGCAAAAGGCAAGAATAATGATGATGTTGCTTCACTGTGTTGGAAAAACACTtcagcatgtactgtatgtttttcaTGTTCAACCAAGCCCTCAttgtgctttgtgtgtgtgtgtccatctgtctgtcatcCAGAGGAGCATGAGGAGTTGAAGAGGCTCCACAGCAgtaagagagaggagcaggagggtGTGGTGGTGAGTCTCAAAGCCCAGCTGAAGACCACCCGGGCTGAGATGGACCAGGCCAGGAGGACCCTAGAGGGGGTGGACGGACACGGTCAGCGCTGCATATCTGACAAACATCACGGAGAACATTATAATATAGCAGAGAATTTTGTGTTTGTATGATTATGGGAAATATACACTGTGTTTAGGCATGAGGTTTTTAGTCGAGAGAACTGACTATTGCAACAGATGAGTAAATAGCTCTGgaagtaatacattttttaaaaatccaACCAACATATTTCCAGACTAACCCATCTTTCCCAGTACACTACTATTTGATTTGCAATATATACATCTGTTTTACTGTGGTGTCTTACGAGGGTCTAAACCTCTCTATTTGTACCATTTTTATCGAGATTGCCCCACCAAAATAAATTGTGTACCTAAAAGTATAATCATATTTTCCATTGTTTGATCGTGGTTCTTCAGATCTCTTAACAGTACTGTTAGTAGGTCCACACAGACATTGTGACTTAATTAACAACCAATCCTGGACCTTATTCCAAAAGTGAGCCACCGAAGGACAGAACCAAAAGAGATGATCTATTGGTTCTGTTTCCTTGTGGCAGAGTCTGCACAGGGATGACTGTTCAATGCCACATATATTGAGCCTTCTTTTTATGACGAGAATTTTATATAATAGTTTTAATTAAAAAGAACGGATTGATGTGACGATTGTTGTTTTGTCTATCAGTTCATAAACCCGATGCCTTGGCATAGTTGGCAAACCTCTCGATCTTAAGTAAAAACTGATACATTTTACAATTTATACTAGTCATTTTAAGCCATGCATGGATTTTCTTTGGAGGCAGACCAACCAATTCATTCCTTTCTCTTTTGAGCaattgcctcttccatttttgtggcagAGCTGCGACGACTTTGTTGTACTTTTGTATTGGGCATACACCTTTGTTAATAGCTTGGGTGACAATTTGactgtttttatttacaatgtCATTCATAAACATGATACTTTccttatacatttttattttccaaGAAAATTGGTATTTTCTCTATCAGTACATTGGCATTTTAGCCATATTGTGTGCTGTAATACTCGTTTTGCCTCATCTGGAGGATGAAATTGGATTTGTAACCAACTCTGTATCgcttaatttaaaaaaacaggATACTTTTAACAGGAATCCATTGTCAATCCACCGGAAATGGTTGGTTTTAATCTGTATAACGTCCCAAAAAAAACTACTTTTGAACATGGATGTGCCTCTTAGTAGCATCCTGGAAAACAAGTTTGGATGTAAATATAATTTCAGTATAATAGAGGCTTTAATTAATTCCCCCCTCCATTGAGTAGACAGAAAGAGATGAGAGTAGATGAACCTTGATTGACTCGTCCTCTCTGCCCTGCCTCCCCTTTTCTGTCCAGGCCTGAAGGTTACCATGGGAATGCAGAACCAGATAAAAACTAAGCGAGACCAGATCCACTATCTCCAGGGCCGAATCCAACTACTGGAGGAAACCATGGACAAAATGAGCCAAGTAGGAACACCTCAAAGTCTGCTTCAGGGCTCCATTAATCCCCCTTGTCTCTCACTATTACACATGCCCTGGCTTCCATGCAGAAAATAAGGCATGTGTCCTTAATTATGTAGGGATTTTAAACAAGGGATTCTAGTGTTTACTTAAATGTATAATAATCTGCCTTTCAATatggtctctctcttcccaggAAAAGTGTTACCAGAGTCTGGAGAGTAAGCGTCAGGTCCAGGAGCTGGCCTCAGtcacagaggagaagagacagatgGCAGCTGAGTTGGAGACCGTCCGTTCCCTGGAGAGACTGCTCAGGGAGAAAGTGGCCAAACTGGAGGCGACCCTACACAAGGTGGTGTGGCACTATCTTGTATGTAAACTCACTTTATCACACAGTAtgaagagatatatatatatatacgcttTGACTGACCCCCTTTTTTACACTTGCTACGTTCCTCAGATGTCTGGGAGCATTATTGACTGTCAAGACTTCATCCAGTTGCAAGAGCAGGCGTTTGTGCGGCTGAAGCTGCAGCATGCTCTGGATGTGAAGGTACAGTTCAGTAAGACGGGTGTCCATTTGCCTCTAGAGGTCTAATGCATATGATGTTTTGTTGTTTCTGTCTCTACCTTTTCTACTGTGTGCTTTTTCAAGTGCTGTGTCTTTTCAGCAGGAGCTGCGGGGTGAAAACCTGCGAGACACAGGGAATGCTCAGCGTTCTTCCCCTACAAGCCCAACAGCCCGGAATGCACTACCCTCAACCCAGCACCGCTCTAACTGCCTGCTAGAGGTAAATCAATACAGAAACCTCCTACAAAATGGCTCCAATCCTCCCAGGGCCTGGCTTTATTGCTGTTTATTCGGCTGTGGAAAACAAAGATACAAGCTCAGCACATCTGACTTCCCCAAAATTAAAAACACACCCTGATTGCATTCCTGTGGTAGCACGACAGACTCGCTCATCAACCGTTTGACTTGACTCTGGAACGGCCGGATTTAAGCCAATTTATTCAAAGCATGGAGGGATTCCAGATAGTAAACAAAAGATTTCTGTGTTGAATGTACTGTAATCCTTATTGGTATTGACCATAATGGTATTTTACACAGCACCTCTTCACCCCTCTTGCAGTTGAAGTCTCAGCGTCTGCTGAAAAGCCCCACTATGGAGCTGCGTTCTCTAGTCAAAGAGCTGCGACGTGTAATTTCTGAGAACCCCGGACCACACACCAGCATTATCAAAAGGAAGTCTGCTCCAGAGAGAGTGCACAGGACCACCCTGTAAGTCTGTCCTCATCTATTAGAGATCATGTGACCATTTAGAGGTCATGATGTTACCAGTTTTCACCCCACATTTTATAGTGTGCGCCAATCAATTTATTTCACAACCACTAGTGACATGTTACTCAAATGTTTACTAAGATTGTGTTCTATTTGGATCTCAATCAACCCATTAACTAAAATAACGTGGAGCCTCTTTCATTCAAATGTAATACAATAAAATATTTATCTTACACCAATGAagtcaccattttttttttttacaaataatgcCAAAACGACAAAGGGGACCTACAGCAGGTAAGAGCATGTATCCTTGAACCTCTGTGTCTGACTGCCTGAGCATGGCAGTTGGCAACCGGCCCCTACCCGTGTCTTGGCTTTTCTACTCCTCAGGCCACATGCATGTGCAGTGTCTGTGGCATCGTTCTAATGCATGTTTGTGTATGCAATATGTGTAGTGGTGTGCCTGACCTCCTTAGGACAACTGATCTGGATGAGCGGAATTTATACAGCACCTTCTCAAGCGAGAGTGAGTTTGTCTTTGTTGGTACGACCAACCGCTTAAACACAGTTAACAAAGCATGTGCTTAATTTCCCTTATTTCACACGTTTCGTATCACTCTTCTACTCTCCTTTATCATCCCTGTGGTCCCCTCAAACGTAATATGATTAAGGTATACACCATTTTGATCAGTTAATCTTTCCTCCACTTTAGACATTGTTTACTATTTCTACAGGCCAGGACTTCTCTTTTGCTGCAACTCTGCCTTGCTACACATCGTCACCTCGAGCCATGGCACTGGGCCGCACGTCCCCTGTACACTCACTCCTGACTACTGACCACAGCCCCACGCATCTACAACCGAGCAGGCCTCTGCCTCAGGCAGGAAGCCCTCTTGCAGACATGTGCACCTGTAAGTCCTACTGCCTTCCAGTATTATTACACCTCTGTTGTGTAACCAATGTGGGAGATGACAGGCCTTCTTTGCACCAGTTAAATGGGCTTGGAGTTCCTCTGTTACTACAGTATGTCATCATAATAATGTTTGAATTTCTGAATTCTAATCTGTTGACCTCTGAGTGAGTTACTTGTGGTTTCACTTGAAATGTTTGTCCAGTGGCCAATCCGCAGGCTGAGTTGACAGGACACACATGCAAGCACTTGCAAGGGAAACTGGACAGCCTTCAAAACATGGTGGATGACTTGCAGATGAAGAACCAAGGTTTGTTGAGCAAAGACACTGTTTTTTGAGTTCATATGAGTGTTGTGCAGTGGTCAGTGACTGACATCAGTGCTAAAGAACTGAATCTGTATTTAGTGTTGAATTAATTAGCCTAGATACCAATGTTGTCCACACTACAGTTGTGAGAATCCAGACTTCCTTGTTATGTCTGTCCTTCCCTGCCTCGTGTAGCAAACAAATCtttaataaaaatgtaatcaGGAAAAAGAGGATATTGGCTTGGGGGTAGGTCAATTTCATGATGTATAAATAGATGGtttagctgacaacgtcacaaaCGATGCacacgcttcaatggggcagaagtccgtgacttgtgattctggatggccagatagctaccaacaatgacaagaaactgccatgtggggaatcacaATTTACTTGTTTCAGGTAGTTTCATCttattcttgataccatgtcttgttttgactgatttcatgtcattGCTAATATGGATAAAATTCACAAGCTAGCTATTTATGAGACAataagtgctcattgtgcaaatgtatttgtttttaataaacattggagacaaaatatagtttacatgttgtcaacaatctaagtcaacctgtctgttttgccccattgTTGAGCATgcatcggttttgttgctaaacaaccaacccgtctaatttgtaataaaaaaaatgtcaatgtCAGAGAAACATGAATTCCCGATTAATCCGGAGAAATTCCATTTGCTGTTTATGTCCGAAAAACTGTATTGTCCTTCAGGTGGAATTTGATATGAAAACTCACTTTCTGTGAGAagcttttctcttttttttttacagacatgTCCTCTATGATAAAGGGTCAGGAGAGGAGGTTGATGTTCAAAGACAAAGGGAGGCTTTATAAAAGCAAGGCTCTGGGTGAATGTCTACATGTGGAACAAAAATAAACTTGTATTTAAATGAAGGCACTCTGAGTATTGTGAATTGTCTTTTTATTATTCATTCAAATTGCCAATGGCATGTTACTTTCAACACCACAAGATTGGCACTAAATATGATGACGGAAGGATAAACAGGCTAGCATCTCTCTTGTTATTTATAAAATATGTCATTTATTCAAGGTAACTTGAGGATGATCTGTGATGTACATGCATTGACAGACAGGCAATGTTTTCTAAACAATTTTTCACGAGTTTCCAGATTAAGATCCACTTTTCTTTTTTACCAGCATAGTATCTAATTATTGTGTACTATTGTGAAACTGACCTACATAATGCCTATTGAAACATGCCTGAAGGACCAATTTCCCTTTCCGTGTTGAAGCCGAGCCTGCTGCATCTGGCCTTGATCAATTGTCTCGCTCCTCTTCAGTGAAGGAAAAAAatagatttttcagggggtgctgcaacACCCTCAAAACCCCTACGTCCTGTGTTTTATGTACGCAGTCCTCCTCACCTTCTTTATGGTCATGGCCGGTTTGTGTTCGCTGTGCTTACCAATGAGGCGACCCAGTCACAGAAAAGCTTGACTTTCTTGATGTCCTCTTGAGATGTGGAGCACAGTCGTTTGACATTGATTATCTGGTCTTCCTTGGCACTGCTCTTCTTTGCTTGCAGCTCTTTGGGCAGGAATCGTCCATCCTTTAGCAAAAAAAAGAATAGGGTTAACAACAGCACAGACTGTTGGCTATATATCATACATCACCAGTACTTATACCAGTAGAtcagggccggctctagccttttgggggcctgtcatgccaaatagtgtccccctctgcgggacattatttggcatgacaggccctaAGTGAGATTTGGCTGAGGGGTCCCCCACCTCACAGCAAAACATTTTCATGGCCCCTCTCTTGACGGTGGAGAGGAttttttcctgcaattctacacatgttgatatgatatctgagtgagaatgactaacaagTGAGAATGACTAAA from Salmo trutta chromosome 9, fSalTru1.1, whole genome shotgun sequence includes these protein-coding regions:
- the LOC115199876 gene encoding coiled-coil domain-containing protein 158 isoform X11; the protein is METQEQKCQDKAEIRLKEQRERLEQLITSHDQEVAILTEKLSSSRSSASSLCVQVELLQKQGESQASVHQCQVKDLESAFSILRSDLLDAKRIHEDKVSALEKQLAEAQSQVEEAQRGRDGSLQQAEELDSQLCQLTSELRQAREELAREKEETKQLWERDTGHSVTSDGLRRELEERHLGVQQLEVLVGSLKDDCQAQMEAQLLGEKHQWEQQEELAVLRGELKLTTDQLNRARDEELRLQALHGDRDEELKRVQALLEERDRELQLRQQEAQQGRARLEEAQGRCQALRAETEVLRLKLEDREKMVDLLRLQMESTTQMTVQHGRSIDSLHDEKSRLSNQLSEHKLEIQQLRTDLEQREECLAVLEKERRVQQAGLSKQSHCVKELKLEKQKLTAELGMQRMQLVTLTEEHEELKRLHSSKREEQEGVVVSLKAQLKTTRAEMDQARRTLEGVDGHGLKVTMGMQNQIKTKRDQIHYLQGRIQLLEETMDKMSQEKCYQSLESKRQVQELASVTEEKRQMAAELETVRSLERLLREKVAKLEATLHKVVWHYLMSGSIIDCQDFIQLQEQAFVRLKLQHALDVKQELRGENLRDTGNAQRSSPTSPTARNALPSTQHRSNCLLELKSQRLLKSPTMELRSLVKELRRVISENPGPHTSIIKRKSAPERVHRTTLSGVPDLLRTTDLDERNLYSTFSSESQDFSFAATLPCYTSSPRAMALGRTSPVHSLLTTDHSPTHLQPSRPLPQAGSPLADMCTLANPQAELTGHTCKHLQGKLDSLQNMVDDLQMKNQDMSSMIKGQERRLMFKDKGRLYKSKALGECLHVEQK
- the LOC115199876 gene encoding coiled-coil domain-containing protein 158 isoform X10, whose amino-acid sequence is MEHTLQEVHSTLLAYEKRCRNYLYTSHDALGVAVEKVLQDLEHENHNLRERFLLVEEQMETQEQKCQDKAEIRLKEQRERLEQLITSHDQEVAILTEKLSSSRSSASSLCVQVELLQKQGESQASVHQCQVKDLESAFSILRSDLLDAKRIHEDKVSALEKQLAEAQSQVEEAQRGRDGSLQQAEELDSQLCQLTSELRQAREELAREKEETKQLWERDTGHSVTSDGLRRELEERHLGVQQLEVLVGSLKDDCQAQMEAQLLGEKHQWEQQEELAVLRGELKLTTDQLNRARDEELRLQALHGDRDEELKRVQALLEERDRELQLRQQEAQQGRARLEEAQGRCQALRAETEVLRLKLEDREKMVDLLRLQMESTTQMTVQHGRSIDSLHDEKSRLSNQLSEHKLEIQQLRTDLEQREECLAVLEKERRVQQAGLSKQSHCVKELKLEKQKLTAELGMQRMQLVTLTEEHEELKRLHSSKREEQEGVVVSLKAQLKTTRAEMDQARRTLEGVDGHGLKVTMGMQNQIKTKRDQIHYLQGRIQLLEETMDKMSQEKCYQSLESKRQVQELASVTEEKRQMAAELETVRSLERLLREKVAKLEATLHKVVWHYLMSGSIIDCQDFIQLQEQAFVRLKLQHALDVKQELRGENLRDTGNAQRSSPTSPTARNALPSTQHRSNCLLELKSQRLLKSPTMELRSLVKELRRVISENPGPHTSIIKRKSAPERVHRTTLSGVPDLLRTTDLDERNLYSTFSSESQDFSFAATLPCYTSSPRAMALGRTSPVHSLLTTDHSPTHLQPSRPLPQAGSPLADMCTLANPQAELTGHTCKHLQGKLDSLQNMVDDLQMKNQDMSSMIKGQERRLMFKDKGRLYKSKALGECLHVEQK